A single region of the Musa acuminata AAA Group cultivar baxijiao chromosome BXJ1-11, Cavendish_Baxijiao_AAA, whole genome shotgun sequence genome encodes:
- the LOC135597396 gene encoding cytokinin riboside 5'-monophosphate phosphoribohydrolase LOG1-like, whose amino-acid sequence METEAQAVVAKRSSASRFRRVCVFCGSSPGKKASYQLAATQLGHELVQRNIDLVYGGGSVGLMGLVSQAVHDGGRHVLGVIPRTLMPREITGEPVGEVRAVSGMHQRKAEMARQADAFIALPGGYGTLEELLEVITWAQLGIHDKPVGLLNVDGYYNSLLSFVDKAVDEGFVAPAARHIIISAHTAHELLSKLEDYVPMHEGAAAKLSWGVEQLGHPPKVDIAR is encoded by the exons ATGGAAACAGAGGCACAGGCTGTGGTGGCCAAGAGGTCATCTGCCTCGCGGTTCAGAAGGGTGTGTGTCTTCTGTGGCAGCAGCCCCGGGAAGAAGGCCAGCTACCAGCTTGCAGCTACCCAGCTCGGGCATGAATTG GTCCAAAGGAACATAGACTTGGTGTATGGTGGGGGAAGCGTTGGCCTCATGGGTCTCGTCTCCCAAGCTGTTCATGATGGCGGTCGTCATGTCCtggg AGTTATTCCCAGGACTCTAATGCCTAGAGAG ATCACAGGAGAGCCCGTAGGAGAGGTGAGGGCTGTCTCAGGAATGCACCAAAGGAAGGCCGAGATGGCCCGCCAAGCCGATGCCTTTATAGCTTTGCCCG GTGGCTATGGAACCCTGGAAGAACTCCTGGAAGTGATTACTTGGGCTCAGCTAGGGATCCACGACAAGCCT GTGGGATTGCTGAACGTTGACGGCTACTACAACTCGTTGCTCTCCTTCGTCGACAAGGCTGTGGACGAGGGATTCGTCGCGCCCGCCGCACGCCACATCATCATCTCTGCACACACTGCCCACGAGCTGTTGTCCAAGCTCGAG GATTACGTGCCGATGCATGAAGGAGCCGCAGCGAAGCTGAGTTGGGGAGTGGAGCAGTTAGGGCACCCACCCAAAGTGGACATCGCCCGTTGA
- the LOC103972533 gene encoding uncharacterized protein LOC103972533: MANPYESIAMQPRNTEGPPHDLDLRHSRKLMSLIRREKYDELRMEFQKTEPVNFMEDPLLSVVIACKKTSLAMRLIRDLTTDQLMQYNFKGDTALHVAAAVGDCQVAKELFTRKGELVGVRNHNMETPLHKAALYGNWDMFFRLLSAGSDLFARKEDGNNVLHCAIMGNAPELAMEIARRAPVLNFLRNADAVTPLQLMVTIPELFRSQTPLSPLESLLYDWIPLERQDSGVINPGDVEKRVGDTEEEEDDVGNGSKIPSHYSTLFDLLELLKIPAGWILLLVYRVCRQLSPTMERLEKLKRHHKAAMVLIELLATSGYFDFLLSGRSGIDSSDPMKQVPAESVMVATMMVSGEPDTETERLETEDRPSERGDASATQGQNKDKRPDIRWHESPLITGAKMGLHDFVRKILQVCPHSATYLDTHGTSVLQAAIKYGRKEIVETIVEMTQGDLPVLPAWLLSSIDAESRNTILHFASDKTPYAQADAVQLQDDLKWFEKVAKIVPKELANSRNSEEKTAQELFAEKHQKMFENCRDQLIDMGKTCSGLLTAVVFASSFSIPGEKDPKTGNPVYYDMPAFKVFSHAYVIGLSCAVTSLVLFLSLVISPYSQRQFRLAIPVKYFFAILSFAMSLLALMVSFACNIFLQIYGGQPTTTRDLLPLVLELTVFPTLCLLALVYYGANLFPSFRRIWT; encoded by the exons ATGGCTAATCCATACGAGAGCATCGCCATGCAACCCAGAAACACAGAGGGGCCACCTCATGATCTCGACTTGAGACACTCTCGCAAGCTGATGTCCCTTATCCGACGAGAGAAGTATGATGAACTGCGGATGGAATTCCAGAAGACGGAACCCGTCAACTTCATGGAGGACCCTTTGCTCAGCGTGGTGATCGCTTGCAAGAAGACCAGCCTCGCCATGAGGCTTATCCGTGACCTGACGACGGATCAACTCATGCAGTATAACTTCAAGGGCGACACGGCTCTTCATGTCGCTGCCGCCGTGGGTGACTGCCAAGTGGCCAAGGAGTTGTTTACCAGGAAAGGTGAACTCGTCGGTGTACGGAACCATAATATGGAGACACCGCTGCATAAGGCGGCGCTCTACGGGAACtgggacatgttcttccggctgtTAAGCGCCGGTAGCGACCTGTTCGCTCGGAAGGAGGACGGCAACAACGTCCTTCACTGTGCCATCATGGGCAATGCGCCGG AGCTTGCGATGGAGATTGCAAGACGAGCGCCAGTGCTGAACTTCTTGAGGAATGCTGACGCCGTCACCCCGTTGCAGCTGATGGTGACCATTCCCGAGTTATTCCGAAGCCAAACACCACTTAGTCCCCTCGAATCCTTGCTCTATGATT GGATTCCTTTGGAACGGCAGGACTCTGGTGTGATAAATCCTGGAGATGTAGagaag CGTGTTGgagatacagaagaagaagaagatgatgttgGAAATGGTTCAAAAATCCCATCTCACTACAGCACTCTCTTTGACCTATTGGAATTGTTGAAGATCCCAG CCGGCTGGATTCTACTACTTGTTTACCGAGTTTGTAGGCAAC TGTCGCCTACCATGGAACGACTGGAGAAGCTAAAGAGACATCATAAAGCGGCTATGGTACTTATCGAGCTCTTAGCCACATCAGGATACTTCGATTTCCTTCTCAGCGGTCGCAGCGGAATAGATTCCAGTGACCCAATGAAACAAGTTCCCGCTGAATCAGTGATGGTGGCGACGATGATGGTGTCGGGCGAACCTGATACGGAGACCGAACGACTGGAAACGGAGGATCGCCCATCTGAGAGGGGAGATGCAAGTGCAACGCAAGGGCAAAACAAAGATAAGCGCCCAGACATAAGATGGCACGAGTCCCCGTTGATCACCGGTGCCAAAATGGGCCTCCATGACTTCGTCCGGAAAATTCTACAAGTATGCCCACACTCAGCAACGTATCTCGACACGCACGGCACAAGTGTTCTTCAGGCGGCCATCAAATACGGTCGCAAAGAGATCGTGGAAACTATCGTTGAGATGACTCAGGGCGACCTCCCCGTTCTACCCGCCTGGCTACTGTCCAGCATCGACGCGGAGTCCCGAAACACCATCCTGCATTTTGCTTCTGACAAAACCCCTTATGCCCAGGCAGATGCAGTCCAACTCCAAGATGACCTTAAATGGTTCGAG AaggtggcaaagattgttcccaaAGAACTGGCCAACAGTCGAAATAGCGAAGAGAAGACAGCACAAGAACTGTTCGCTGAGAAGCACCAGAAGATGTTCGAGAACTGCAGGGACCAACTGATAGACATGGGGAAGACATGTTCCGGCCTTCTGACAGCCGTGGTTTTCGCATCCAGCTTCTCCATCCCCGGCGAGAAGGACCCCAAGACCGGCAACCCAGTTTACTACGACATGCCTGCCTTCAAGGTCTTCTCCCACGCCTACGTCATCGGCTTGTCCTGCGCCGTCACCTCGCTGGTGTTGTTCTTATCCCTCGTCATCTCACCTTACTCCCAGCGGCAGTTCCGTCTGGCCATCCCCGTCAAGTACTTCTTTGCCATCCTTTCTTTTGCCATGTCCCTGCTGGCTCTCATGGTGTCATTCGCCTGCAACATCTTCCTCCAGATCTACGGTGGGCAGCCGACGACCACAAGGGACCTGCTTCCACTTGTACTGGAGCTCACCGTGTTTCCCACCCTCTGCCTCCTTGCGCTGGTCTATTACGGCGCCAATCTTTTTCCATCTTTTCGTCGCATTTGGACGTAG
- the LOC103971641 gene encoding uncharacterized protein LOC103971641, with amino-acid sequence MVEGRRASILTHPFAALILMVLASFFPVATTANRQRHQHSHPDVQHERRKMTTKKKKKKPPPSPPTETQLPPSSSSSWEQFKGLLSCRITAASRVHDPASTAGKLGRAACGPSICALRDVVVHRSDSDPNSDAGSTSQRETAPLAPAVRPARHLPPPVSSLGCGSYYSRGGMQLPKLAGCYECHAVSIDPSSRRYPRPRTTLCSCSECGEVFTKPETLELHQAVRHAVSELGAEDSARNVVEIIFKSSWQKKDRPICKIERILKVHNAPSAVAPFEDYRAAVKFRRRHHPSRCAADGNELLRFHCTSLACALGARGSTSLCSGPSSSAPCGVCTIIRHGFGGAHHPRGVRTTASSGRAHDASGGGERRAMLVCRVIAGRVQRPCDEEEDEDEDAYDSVAVGYSGGNLEELLVANPTAILPCFVVIYRALLD; translated from the exons ATGGTGGAGGGGAGAAGGGCTTCGATCCTCACCCACCCCTTCGCTGCTCTCATACTGATGGTTCTCGCCTCCTTCTTCCCGGTCGCCACCACCGCTAACCGACAGCGCCACCAACATAGCCACCCCGATGTCCAACATGAGAGAAGAAAGATGaccacgaagaagaagaagaagaagccaccgCCATCTCCCCCTACCGAGACACAGCTGCCtccatcctcctcctcgtcctgggAGCAGTTCAAGGGCCTGCTAAGCTGCCGGATCACCGCCGCGTCCCGCGTCCACGACCCCGCATCGACCGCCGGGAAGCTCGGCCGCGCGGCCTGCGGGCCGTCCATCTGCGCCCTCCGCGACGTCGTCGTCCACCGCTCGGACTCCGACCCCAACTCGGACGCTGGCTCCACCTCCCAGCGTGAGACCGCGCCGCTGGCTCCGGCGGTCCGGCCCGCCCGGCACCTCCCCCCACCGGTTTCGTCCCTCGGTTGCGGCAGCTACTACTCCAGGGGCGGAATGCAGCTGCCCAAGCTGGCAGGGTGCTACGAGTGCCACGCAGTCTCGATCGATCCCTCCTCAAG GAGGTATCCGAGGCCGAGGACGACGCTGTGCTCGTGTTCCGAGTGCGGCGAGGTGTTCACCAAGCCCGAGACACTGGAGCTGCATCAGGCTGTGCGCCATGCTG TGTCGGAGTTGGGGGCGGAGGATTCGGCGCGCAACGTAGTGGAGATAATCTTTAAGTCCAGCTGGCAGAAGAAGGACCGTCCGATCTGCAAGATCGAGCGGATACTAAAGGTCCACAACGCCCCCAGCGCCGTCGCCCCCTTCGAGGACTACCGCGCCGCCGTCAAgttccgccgccgccaccacccctCCCGCTGCGCGGCCGACGGGAACGAGCTTCTCCGCTTCCACTGCACCTCCCTCGCCTGCGCTCTCGGCGCCCGGGGCTCCACCTCCCTCTGCTCCGGCCCGAGCTCCAGCGCCCCCTGCGGCGTCTGCACCATAATCCGCCACGGCTTCGGTGGGGCGCACCACCCCCGCGGCGTGCGCACCACCGCCAGCAGCGGCCGCGCGCACGACGCCAGCGGCGGGGGGGAGCGGCGGGCGATGCTGGTCTGCCGAGTCATCGCCGGGCGCGTCCAGCGGCCGTgcgacgaggaggaggatgaggatgaggatgcGTACGACTCGGTGGCTGTCGGGTACAGCGGCGGGAATCTTGAGGAGCTGCTGGTGGCCAATCCGACAGCCATCCTACCTTGCTTCGTCGTCATCTACCGGGCCCTCCTCGATTAG
- the LOC135597397 gene encoding proteasome subunit beta type-1, protein MALRRDWVYENNGGTCVAIAGSDYCVIAADTRLSVGYSIYTRDYSKICKLADKCVMASSGFQGDLKALQKNLAARHLIYQHQHNKQMSCPAMAQLLSNTLYYKRFFPYYTFNILGGLDSDGKGCVFTYDAVGSYERVGYSAQGTGAGLIIPVLDNQLKSPSPLLLPAKDAVTPLLESEAVDLVKDVFASATERDIYTGDKVEIVVINASGIRQELMELRKD, encoded by the exons ATGGCTCTCCGCCGCGATTGGGTATACGAGAACAACGGAGG GACGTGCGTCGCGATCGCGGGATCGGACTACTGCGTCATCGCCGCCGACACCAGGCTCTCCGTCGGCTACAGCATCTACACCCGCGACTACTCCAAGATCTGCAAGCT AGCGGACAAGTGCGTGATGGCGTCGTCGGGCTTCCAGGGTGATCTGAAGGCTTTGCAGAAGAACTTGGcggcgaggcacttg ATCTATCAACATCAGCACAACAAACAGATGAGCTGCCCTGCCATGGCTCAGCTCCTGTCCAATACACTTTACTACAAGCGATTCTTCCCGTACTACACTTTCAACATACTAGGTGGACTCGACAGTGATG GAAAGGGTTGTGTTTTCACATATGATGCTGTTGGATCATATGAGAGAGTTGGGTACAGTGCCCAAGGCACCGGTGCAGGACTCATCATACCTGTTTTAGACAACCAGCTGAAATCTCCCAGTCCTCTATTATTGCCTGCCAAG GATGCAGTCACACCTTTGTTGGAATCAGAGGCAGTTGATTTGGTGAAGGATGTGTTCGCATCAGCAACTGAAAGGGATATATATACT GGAGATAAAGTAGAAATTGTTGTTATAAATGCTTCGGGCATCCGACAAGAGTTAATGGAGCTGAGGAAGGACTGA
- the LOC135597398 gene encoding uncharacterized protein LOC135597398, whose translation MAERKGKPVKAEAAEEYDEDDVPLSVVSKAKAAKKEDPGNGEDDEDEDEEDNLPLSLSKSKFKKSKSPSSKVKKEEEDGYQDQNVKKREEGKSSGKPSKTKKREADDSEDEDFKDKKKQMKKKKKRIGEEKVIGKKGKASVAAVAAGKVKREKKVYDLPGQRHDPPEERDPLRIFYETLYDQVPESEMAAFWMMEWGLLPLNEAKKVHEKKLKKAQQQKLSSPVKVASVKKTSIATVKKVPKTISKTVTKIPKKQKASDSEADDDDDDFIMPKKINKQKVSS comes from the exons ATGGCGGAGAGAAAGGGGAAGCCCGTGAAGGCGGAAGCGGCTGAGGAATACGACGAAGACGACGTTCCCCTCTCCGTCGTCTCCAAGGCGAAAGCCGCGAAGAAAGAAGATCCGGGCAATGGCGAAgacgacgaggacgaggacgaggaagACAACCTGCCCCTCTCCCTCTCCAAATCCAAGTTCAAGAAATCCAAAAGCCCCTCTTCTAAggtcaaaaaagaagaagaggacggATACCAGGATCAAAAT GtcaagaagagggaagaggggaagagcagTGGGAAGCCCTCCAAAACAAAGAAAAGAGAAGCGGATGATTCAGAAGATGAGGATTTCAAG GACAAGAAGAaacagatgaagaagaagaagaagaggattggGGAGGAGAAGGTGATCGGGAAGAAGGGTAAGGCTTCcgttgctgctgttgctgccggGAAGGTAAAGAGGGAGAAAAAGGTTTATGATTTGCCGGGGCAGAGACACGACCCACCGGAGGAA AGAGATCCATTGAGGATTTTCTATGAGACGCTCTACGATCAGGTTCCAGAGAGCGAAATGGCTGCATTCTG GATGATGGAATGGGGTTTGCTTCCATTAAATGAAGCTAAGAAGGTCCATGAGAAGAAGCTAAAGAAGGCCCAGCAACAGAAGCTCAGCTCGCCGGTGAAGGTAGCTTCTGTCAAGAAAACATCGATCGCCACAGTTAAGAAAGTTCCAAAAACAATCTCCAAAACTGTGACTAAGATCCCTAAGAAGCAGAAGGCTAGTGATTCAGAAgcagacgacgacgatgacgattTCATTATGCCAAAAAAGATTAACAAACAGAAGGTTTCCAGCTGA